From Microlunatus capsulatus, a single genomic window includes:
- a CDS encoding glycosyltransferase family 9 protein — MEVENTWVGRAAPRFPDVRRVAVLRGSGLGDLVQSLPAAEALAAAYPDAALTLLGTPGHLALLAERPSPYRTLLALPARPGVQAGVEDPAATATFLADARAQRYDLAVQLHGGGRNANPFLLGLGARHTVGSRTDDAPELERWRPFLHLQHEVLRGLEVVALAGAEPVGLEPRIHLRPVEQEQRDAALDGPPTVVVHPGASDPRRHWPVERFAAVVGALVADGVRVAVVGDAAEAGLAEALLAAVDDPRGRVRSLAGEQDIGALVGTLASADVVLANDSGPRHVAAAVGTRTVGVYWVGNVVTAAPLGRSRHRVQVGFTTHCPVCGRDLTEPGWTAERCEHDPSIVGDVDPGRVLADVRALLADAVQERRTAAGTGGRRGQAG; from the coding sequence GTGGAGGTCGAGAACACCTGGGTGGGGCGGGCGGCTCCCCGCTTCCCCGACGTGCGCCGGGTGGCGGTGCTGCGGGGCAGCGGGCTCGGCGACCTCGTGCAGTCGCTGCCGGCCGCGGAGGCCCTGGCGGCGGCGTACCCCGACGCCGCGCTGACGCTGCTGGGCACGCCCGGCCACCTCGCCCTGCTGGCCGAGCGGCCGTCCCCGTACCGGACGCTGCTGGCGCTGCCGGCCCGGCCCGGCGTCCAGGCGGGCGTCGAGGACCCGGCGGCGACGGCGACGTTCCTCGCGGACGCCCGGGCGCAGCGCTACGACCTCGCGGTGCAGCTGCACGGCGGCGGCCGCAACGCCAACCCCTTCCTGCTCGGGCTGGGCGCGCGGCACACCGTCGGCAGCCGGACCGACGACGCCCCCGAGCTCGAGCGGTGGCGCCCCTTCCTCCACCTCCAGCACGAGGTGCTGCGCGGGCTGGAGGTGGTGGCCCTGGCCGGTGCCGAGCCGGTCGGGCTGGAGCCGCGGATCCACCTGCGCCCGGTCGAGCAGGAGCAGCGGGACGCGGCCCTCGACGGCCCGCCCACCGTGGTCGTGCACCCCGGGGCCAGCGACCCGCGGCGGCACTGGCCGGTCGAGCGGTTCGCGGCGGTGGTCGGGGCGCTCGTCGCGGACGGGGTCCGGGTCGCGGTGGTCGGCGACGCCGCCGAGGCCGGGCTGGCGGAGGCGCTGCTGGCCGCGGTCGACGACCCCCGGGGGCGGGTCCGCTCCCTCGCCGGCGAGCAGGACATCGGCGCGCTGGTGGGCACGCTGGCGTCGGCCGACGTCGTGCTGGCCAACGACTCCGGGCCCCGGCACGTCGCCGCCGCCGTCGGCACCCGGACCGTCGGGGTCTACTGGGTCGGCAACGTCGTCACCGCCGCGCCGCTCGGCCGCAGCCGGCACCGGGTCCAGGTCGGCTTCACCACGCACTGCCCGGTGTGCGGGCGCGACCTCACCGAGCCGGGCTGGACGGCGGAGCGCTGCGAGCACGACCCGTCGATCGTCGGCGACGTCGACCCGGGCCGGGTGCTGGCCGACGTGCGGGCGCTGCTCGCCGACGCGGTGCAGGAGCGGCGGACGGCCGCGGGGACGGGAGGGCGACGTGGACAGGCTGGGTGA
- a CDS encoding glycosyltransferase family 9 protein, producing MDRLGEPDGRPELLVLRALGLGDLLVAVPALRGIRRARPDARVVLATSAWLEPVVELADAVDVLLPTVELAPLELAPGRVEAAVDLHGHGPRSRAVCEAVRPQRLVGWRAPGWEGPEHPDDVHERERWASLVTAHGMPADPLDLALRRPDLPSPHPGAAVVHVGAAFGSREWPVERFGAVAAALRGRGLEVVVTGGERDVERARRVAEVAGLPPAAVLAGRLPLLDFAALVAGAALVVTADTGAGHLASAYARPSVVVFGPAPPEHWGPPPGPHVALTHAALRGSSPFTDQPDPALLAVTVEEVLAAVDSLDVSPP from the coding sequence GTGGACAGGCTGGGTGAGCCGGACGGCCGACCGGAGCTGCTGGTGCTGCGCGCGCTGGGGCTGGGCGACCTGCTGGTCGCGGTGCCGGCGCTGCGCGGGATCCGCCGGGCCCGGCCCGACGCGCGGGTCGTGCTGGCGACATCGGCCTGGCTGGAGCCGGTGGTGGAGCTGGCCGACGCCGTCGACGTGCTGCTGCCGACCGTGGAGCTCGCCCCGCTGGAGCTCGCGCCGGGGCGGGTGGAGGCGGCGGTCGACCTGCACGGGCACGGGCCGCGCAGCCGGGCGGTCTGCGAGGCGGTCCGGCCGCAGCGGCTGGTCGGCTGGCGGGCGCCGGGCTGGGAGGGTCCCGAGCACCCCGACGACGTCCACGAGCGGGAGCGCTGGGCGAGCCTCGTCACCGCCCACGGGATGCCGGCCGACCCGCTGGACCTCGCCCTGCGGCGCCCCGACCTGCCGAGCCCCCACCCCGGGGCGGCGGTGGTGCACGTCGGCGCCGCCTTCGGCTCCCGGGAGTGGCCGGTGGAGCGGTTCGGCGCCGTGGCGGCCGCGCTCCGCGGCCGCGGCCTGGAGGTCGTCGTGACCGGCGGGGAGCGCGACGTCGAGCGGGCCCGGCGGGTGGCCGAGGTGGCGGGGCTGCCCCCGGCCGCGGTGCTCGCCGGACGGCTCCCGCTGCTGGACTTCGCCGCCCTGGTGGCCGGGGCCGCGCTGGTGGTGACGGCCGACACCGGTGCCGGGCACCTGGCGTCGGCCTACGCACGCCCCTCGGTCGTGGTCTTCGGCCCCGCCCCGCCGGAGCACTGGGGCCCGCCGCCCGGACCGCACGTCGCCCTCACGCACGCCGCGCTGCGCGGCTCCTCCCCCTTCACCGACCAGCCCGACCCGGCGCTGCTCGCCGTCACCGTCGAGGAGGTGCTGGCCGCGGTCGACTCGCTCGACGTGAGCCCGCCCTGA
- the rfaE2 gene encoding D-glycero-beta-D-manno-heptose 1-phosphate adenylyltransferase, with product MSASLADVTALTPDLPLALRHRAPRVVVVGDVMLDRWWVGSSHRLSREAPAPVVEVSGRHEVPGGAANTAMNLAALGADVRLVGLVGADEAGRTLRALLERAGVEVSGLLDSPDVATVTKTRVVADDQMLVRIDDVQPLALTPALEDDLATATAKALVEAEALVVCDYDSGVLLHAVRTAFTRQARPPLVVVDAHDAAPWSALRPDVVTPNAEEAFRLLSRSVPTDGTRLAALTGAADELRERSGAAAVLVTLDRDGSMLLTGDDVEGRPFRTSGSPRAEKQAAGAGDTFVAALTLARAAGTPLRVAAALAQAAADVVVQRFGTSVCSTDELVEHLGVGDAALDEETLLRRVAAERAAGRRVVMTNGCFDVLHRGHTTYLQQAAQLGDVLVVAVNSDRSVRRLKGPERPINGEADRAGVIAALSCVSYVTVFDTDTPVPLLERLRPDVYAKGGDYRPEDLVEAAVVEGYGGEVQILGFVPSQSTTDVVGRIRARRGQPLAD from the coding sequence GTGAGCGCCTCCCTCGCCGACGTCACCGCGCTCACCCCCGACCTCCCGCTGGCGCTGCGGCACCGGGCGCCGCGGGTCGTCGTCGTCGGTGACGTGATGCTCGACCGCTGGTGGGTCGGCTCCAGCCACCGGCTCTCGCGGGAGGCGCCCGCGCCCGTCGTCGAGGTCAGCGGGCGGCACGAGGTCCCCGGCGGGGCGGCCAACACGGCGATGAACCTGGCCGCGCTGGGCGCTGACGTCCGGCTGGTCGGCCTGGTCGGGGCCGACGAGGCGGGCCGCACGCTCCGCGCGCTGCTGGAGCGGGCCGGCGTCGAGGTCAGCGGGCTGCTGGACTCACCCGACGTCGCCACCGTGACCAAGACGCGGGTGGTCGCCGACGACCAGATGCTGGTCCGGATCGACGACGTCCAGCCCCTGGCGCTGACGCCGGCCCTGGAGGACGACCTGGCCACCGCCACCGCCAAGGCCCTGGTCGAGGCCGAGGCGCTGGTGGTCTGCGACTACGACTCGGGCGTCCTGCTGCACGCCGTCCGGACCGCGTTCACCCGCCAGGCCCGCCCGCCCCTCGTGGTCGTCGACGCCCACGACGCCGCGCCCTGGTCGGCCCTGCGGCCCGACGTGGTCACCCCGAACGCCGAGGAGGCGTTCCGGCTGCTCAGCCGCTCGGTGCCCACCGACGGCACCCGGCTGGCCGCGCTGACCGGCGCGGCCGACGAGCTCCGCGAGCGCTCGGGGGCGGCGGCGGTGCTCGTCACCCTGGACCGCGACGGCTCGATGCTGCTGACCGGCGACGACGTCGAGGGCCGGCCGTTCCGCACCTCCGGCTCGCCGCGCGCCGAGAAGCAGGCGGCGGGTGCGGGGGACACCTTCGTCGCCGCGCTCACCCTGGCCCGCGCCGCCGGCACCCCGCTGCGCGTCGCGGCCGCGCTGGCGCAGGCCGCCGCGGACGTCGTCGTTCAGCGCTTCGGCACCTCGGTCTGCTCCACCGACGAGCTGGTCGAGCACCTCGGCGTGGGCGACGCCGCGCTCGACGAGGAGACCCTGCTGCGCCGGGTCGCCGCCGAGCGCGCGGCCGGCCGCCGGGTCGTGATGACCAACGGCTGCTTCGACGTCCTGCACCGCGGGCACACCACCTACCTGCAGCAGGCCGCGCAGCTCGGCGACGTGCTGGTGGTGGCGGTCAACAGCGACCGCTCCGTGCGCCGGCTCAAGGGGCCGGAGCGGCCGATCAACGGCGAGGCGGACCGGGCCGGCGTCATCGCCGCCCTCAGCTGCGTCTCCTACGTCACCGTCTTCGACACCGACACCCCGGTCCCGCTGCTGGAGCGGCTGAGGCCCGACGTCTACGCCAAGGGCGGGGACTACCGGCCCGAGGACCTCGTCGAGGCGGCGGTGGTGGAGGGCTACGGCGGCGAGGTGCAGATCCTCGGCTTCGTGCCCAGCCAGTCCACCACCGACGTCGTCGGCCGGATCCGGGCCCGCCGGGGCCAGCCGCTGGCGGACTGA
- a CDS encoding NAD-dependent epimerase/dehydratase family protein: MSTERRRVLLTGATGTVAGQLLPALREAYDLRLVDVRDTDRDGHRVEGVELLDLLGADDAELLALVDGVDTVVHCGYAPSAGEPTYAQERRNVDMTQRVLEAARTAGVRRVVAASTNQASKWYERPWAEHRIDRVGPEDYPKPDSWYGWAKAAYESMGFLYACGALGRPVEVVLVRIVAPREIDAADFADRPLERYLRDIAGYVSPRDLAQLFTRSVDAPSVDDRFGVPFQIFYGVSANARTFWSTTNAREVVGYDPQDDSEVRFADDIARMLARG; the protein is encoded by the coding sequence GTGAGCACCGAGCGACGACGGGTCCTGCTGACCGGGGCGACGGGGACGGTGGCCGGGCAGCTGCTGCCGGCCCTGCGGGAGGCCTACGACCTCCGGCTGGTGGACGTCCGCGACACCGACCGGGACGGCCACCGGGTCGAGGGCGTGGAGCTGCTCGACCTGCTGGGGGCCGACGACGCGGAGCTGCTCGCGCTCGTCGACGGCGTCGACACGGTCGTGCACTGCGGCTACGCGCCGTCGGCCGGCGAGCCCACCTACGCGCAGGAGCGGCGCAACGTCGACATGACCCAGCGGGTCCTCGAGGCGGCGCGCACGGCCGGCGTCCGCCGCGTCGTCGCCGCGAGCACCAACCAGGCCTCGAAGTGGTACGAGCGGCCCTGGGCCGAGCACCGGATCGACCGCGTCGGTCCCGAGGACTACCCGAAGCCCGACTCCTGGTACGGCTGGGCCAAGGCGGCGTACGAGTCGATGGGCTTCCTCTACGCCTGCGGCGCCCTGGGCCGCCCCGTCGAGGTGGTGCTGGTGCGGATCGTCGCCCCGCGGGAGATCGACGCCGCCGACTTCGCCGACCGCCCCCTGGAGCGCTACCTGCGCGACATCGCCGGCTACGTGAGCCCGCGCGACCTCGCCCAGCTGTTCACCCGCTCGGTCGACGCCCCGTCGGTCGACGACCGGTTCGGCGTGCCGTTCCAGATCTTCTACGGCGTCTCGGCCAACGCGCGCACGTTCTGGAGCACCACCAACGCCCGGGAGGTCGTCGGCTACGACCCCCAGGACGACTCCGAGGTGCGGTTCGCCGACGACATCGCCCGGATGCTCGCCCGCGGCTGA